In Haloarcula hispanica ATCC 33960, one DNA window encodes the following:
- a CDS encoding Lrp/AsnC family transcriptional regulator, with protein MADEEIDDVDRAILYALQEDARNMSSGDIAERTDTSDSTVRKRINHLESSEVIKGYSADVDYQQAGYPLRMLLYCTASIPERGDLIPKILDIDGVVSVQELVTGEENLLVTAVGESDSDITPVAQALLDMGLTVADEVLVRSHETTPFGKFDSENGS; from the coding sequence ATGGCTGACGAGGAAATCGACGACGTGGACAGGGCAATCCTGTACGCATTACAGGAGGATGCTCGAAACATGTCGTCCGGGGACATCGCAGAGCGAACCGATACGTCCGACAGCACCGTCCGCAAGCGCATTAACCATCTCGAGTCCAGCGAGGTGATTAAGGGCTACAGCGCTGACGTCGACTATCAGCAGGCGGGCTATCCGCTCCGGATGCTGCTTTACTGCACTGCGTCGATTCCCGAGCGAGGCGATTTAATCCCGAAAATTCTGGATATAGACGGTGTGGTATCGGTACAGGAACTGGTCACCGGCGAGGAGAATCTCCTCGTGACGGCTGTCGGCGAATCGGATAGCGATATCACCCCTGTCGCACAGGCACTTCTCGATATGGGCCTGACAGTGGCCGACGAAGTACTCGTTCGGAGCCATGAGACGACGCCTTTCGGTAAGTTCGATTCCGAAAACGGTAGCTAG
- a CDS encoding ABC transporter substrate-binding protein — MSRDDTNHKSPTRRDYMKYGGAVIGGGLLAGCVGQSDSKSTPSERGTGDGSTSMAEPTTADDGYLVTMSPMGTVEFETVPQSVFTILGHHVDMLVALGRGDAINAMHAPEYHQSLYQKFLHRLEGVSIDWDDLYSSWPPSKEKLYELDSDVHIADPAKVATAEGWDDSSLEEIGSNVGPWFGNTLSGTHQKPPSGWADAYEYYTLWEIFGKIAQVFRESDRYEALTSVRESMLQTIRAGLPPEQERPSAAMVLFSTSDEKIWGYKMNHPGYYAAHTRPLGATDALADAVGDEYGDDGRNITLDSELLLDADPDVLLVLGPMTGYHNLDDIRSQLADDEVLRKITAVQEGRIYAQGARRQGPILNLFQTEMTAKQLYPDQFGEWPGYVDGEPYPELPVEEQLFDRQRVADVITGEGQ, encoded by the coding sequence ATGTCGAGAGATGATACAAACCACAAGTCCCCGACTAGACGTGACTACATGAAGTATGGTGGCGCGGTGATAGGTGGGGGGTTGTTGGCGGGCTGTGTAGGTCAATCCGACTCCAAGTCAACTCCGAGCGAGCGAGGCACAGGCGACGGGTCGACCTCAATGGCCGAACCAACCACGGCTGATGACGGGTACTTGGTTACAATGTCGCCCATGGGAACCGTCGAGTTCGAAACGGTCCCCCAGAGTGTGTTCACGATACTGGGCCACCACGTAGACATGCTGGTCGCGCTTGGGCGAGGCGACGCGATCAACGCGATGCACGCGCCTGAATACCACCAATCGCTGTATCAGAAGTTCCTCCACCGACTGGAGGGAGTCTCAATCGACTGGGATGACCTGTACTCTTCGTGGCCGCCGTCGAAAGAGAAACTGTACGAACTCGATAGCGATGTCCATATAGCGGACCCAGCGAAGGTTGCGACGGCCGAGGGATGGGACGACAGTAGCCTCGAAGAGATAGGCTCGAACGTCGGCCCGTGGTTCGGGAACACGCTCAGCGGCACTCATCAGAAACCGCCATCAGGCTGGGCTGATGCGTACGAATACTATACGCTCTGGGAGATCTTCGGAAAGATCGCGCAGGTGTTCCGAGAGAGCGACCGGTACGAGGCACTCACATCGGTCCGCGAATCGATGCTGCAGACTATCAGAGCGGGCCTGCCCCCGGAACAGGAGCGGCCGAGCGCGGCCATGGTCCTGTTCTCCACATCCGACGAGAAAATATGGGGGTACAAAATGAACCATCCGGGCTACTACGCTGCCCACACCCGCCCGCTGGGTGCTACCGATGCGTTAGCCGACGCCGTTGGTGACGAGTACGGCGACGACGGGCGGAATATCACGCTCGACTCCGAACTGCTTCTCGACGCCGACCCGGACGTGTTGCTCGTCCTCGGGCCGATGACGGGGTACCACAACCTCGACGACATTCGGTCACAACTGGCAGACGACGAGGTACTGAGAAAGATAACTGCCGTCCAAGAGGGGCGGATATACGCTCAAGGTGCCCGTCGGCAGGGTCCGATCCTGAACCTGTTTCAGACTGAAATGACCGCGAAACAACTGTACCCCGACCAGTTCGGTGAGTGGCCGGGCTACGTCGACGGCGAGCCATACCCCGAACTCCCCGTCGAGGAACAGCTGTTTGACCGCCAGCGTGTCGCTGACGTAATCACGGGTGAGGGACAGTGA